A region from the Hydrogenimonas sp. genome encodes:
- a CDS encoding Valyl-tRNA synthetase: MSEKKGYNPHEFEEKFYGIWEDRGYFEVDGNREIQKEGRNFCIMMPPPNVTGSLHIGHALTFTLQDIMVRYKRMDGYRTLWQPGTDHAGIATQNVVEKQLLAEGKSKEDLGRELFLKRVWEWKEQSGGMIVHQMRKLGVSPAWSRERFTMDEGLKNAVKKAFVQLYDEGLIVRGNYMVNWCTHDGALSDIEVEYEEHDGKLYHIRYPLADEEGYVVVATTRPETYFGDTAVMVHPDDERYKHLVGKRVRLPLIEREIPVIADEHVDMEFGTGVVKVTPAHDPNDYEVGKRHNLDFITVFDEKGILNKFAGEFEGHERLDAREKIVERLQQEGYLEKIEEHRHQVGHCYRCHNVVEPYISKQWFVKKEIAKRAIERVNAGEAKFFPPHWINSYNAWMSELRDWCISRQLWWGHRIPVFYCEDCGHEWATEDESPKKCPKCGSDRIYQDPDVLDTWFSSALWPFSTLGWGNADALKGLKWSEEDLKNFYPNDLLITGFDILFFWVARMIMMGEHFMGELPFRDIYLHALVRDEHGNKMSKSRGNVIDPLDTIEQYSADALRFTLAVLAVQGRDIKLSNDKLELSRNFTNKLYNAANYLLMNAERFENLENCKIETPLGRYMLSRFALAVEETRGYIDQYRFNDAATTLYRFLWGEFCDWGIELSKASKESVAELGAVFKEAMKLLHPFMPFVTEYLWHRLSATSVESDGSVMVMPYPENIARDEKIEREFAAITEAIVSIRRAKATVDMPGRKIEKAYIKPDEPMDAGLAAPFIKLLAKTESVEFVNEKVPDAITDVSEHMEIYLPLKGIDLEPLLKRLENQQNKLTKEVVKLSGMLKNEKFVANAPAHVVEENKRALEEAQKRLKKVEAELLQLTSV; encoded by the coding sequence ATGAGCGAAAAAAAAGGGTACAACCCACACGAATTCGAAGAGAAATTTTACGGTATATGGGAAGATCGGGGCTACTTCGAAGTAGACGGCAACAGGGAGATTCAAAAAGAGGGCAGAAACTTCTGCATCATGATGCCGCCTCCCAACGTAACCGGAAGCCTGCACATAGGCCACGCTCTTACGTTCACACTTCAGGATATCATGGTGCGCTACAAGCGTATGGACGGCTACAGGACTCTCTGGCAGCCCGGAACGGACCACGCGGGCATCGCGACGCAGAACGTAGTTGAAAAGCAGCTGCTTGCCGAAGGAAAGAGCAAAGAGGATCTCGGAAGGGAGCTCTTTTTGAAGCGTGTCTGGGAGTGGAAAGAGCAGAGCGGCGGTATGATAGTACACCAGATGCGGAAACTCGGTGTCTCACCCGCATGGAGCCGCGAACGCTTCACGATGGATGAAGGCCTCAAAAACGCCGTTAAGAAAGCCTTCGTACAACTCTACGATGAAGGGCTGATAGTACGCGGAAACTATATGGTCAACTGGTGTACCCACGACGGTGCGCTGAGCGATATAGAGGTCGAGTACGAAGAGCACGACGGAAAGCTCTACCATATCCGATACCCGCTTGCAGATGAAGAGGGTTACGTCGTGGTAGCTACGACCAGGCCCGAAACATACTTCGGGGATACCGCCGTAATGGTCCACCCGGACGACGAACGCTACAAGCACCTTGTAGGCAAAAGGGTACGGCTTCCGCTGATAGAGAGGGAGATCCCCGTCATCGCCGACGAGCACGTCGATATGGAGTTCGGTACCGGAGTCGTCAAAGTTACACCTGCGCACGATCCAAACGACTACGAAGTGGGCAAACGGCACAACCTCGACTTCATCACCGTTTTCGACGAGAAAGGTATACTGAACAAGTTCGCGGGAGAGTTCGAAGGGCATGAGAGGCTCGACGCGAGAGAGAAGATCGTAGAGCGTCTGCAGCAGGAGGGCTACCTCGAAAAGATAGAAGAGCACCGCCACCAGGTTGGCCACTGCTACAGGTGCCACAATGTCGTGGAGCCCTACATCTCAAAACAGTGGTTCGTAAAAAAAGAGATCGCAAAAAGAGCCATAGAGAGGGTCAACGCCGGTGAAGCGAAATTTTTCCCTCCGCACTGGATCAACAGCTACAACGCGTGGATGAGCGAACTCAGGGACTGGTGTATAAGCAGGCAGCTATGGTGGGGACACCGCATACCGGTATTCTACTGCGAAGATTGCGGACATGAATGGGCGACGGAAGATGAGAGCCCGAAAAAGTGTCCGAAGTGCGGAAGCGACAGGATCTATCAGGACCCGGACGTTCTGGATACATGGTTCAGCTCCGCTCTATGGCCCTTCAGCACCCTCGGCTGGGGCAACGCCGATGCGCTGAAAGGTCTGAAGTGGAGCGAAGAGGACCTGAAAAACTTCTACCCGAACGATCTGCTGATAACCGGCTTTGATATCCTCTTCTTCTGGGTCGCCAGGATGATAATGATGGGTGAGCACTTCATGGGAGAGCTCCCCTTCAGAGATATCTACCTCCACGCGCTGGTACGCGACGAGCACGGCAACAAGATGTCCAAGTCGCGCGGCAACGTCATAGACCCGCTGGACACCATAGAGCAGTACAGTGCCGACGCTCTGCGCTTCACACTCGCCGTTCTCGCCGTCCAGGGGCGCGACATAAAACTGAGCAACGACAAGCTCGAGCTGAGCCGCAACTTCACCAACAAACTCTACAACGCGGCGAACTACCTTCTTATGAATGCAGAGAGATTCGAAAACCTCGAAAACTGCAAAATAGAGACACCGCTAGGACGCTACATGCTCTCACGTTTCGCCCTTGCCGTAGAAGAGACGAGAGGCTACATAGACCAGTACAGGTTCAACGATGCCGCAACGACGCTCTACCGCTTTTTGTGGGGCGAGTTCTGCGACTGGGGCATAGAGCTCTCGAAGGCTAGCAAAGAGAGTGTCGCCGAGCTCGGTGCCGTATTCAAAGAGGCGATGAAGCTGCTGCACCCGTTCATGCCGTTCGTAACCGAATATCTCTGGCACAGGCTTTCAGCCACATCCGTAGAGAGCGACGGCTCAGTCATGGTGATGCCCTACCCCGAAAATATCGCCCGTGACGAAAAGATAGAGAGAGAGTTTGCAGCCATAACGGAAGCAATCGTATCGATCCGCCGCGCAAAAGCTACGGTGGATATGCCGGGCAGAAAGATCGAGAAAGCCTACATCAAGCCTGACGAGCCTATGGATGCCGGGCTGGCGGCCCCCTTTATAAAGCTTCTTGCCAAAACCGAAAGCGTAGAGTTCGTAAACGAGAAGGTTCCAGACGCCATTACCGATGTAAGCGAACATATGGAGATATACCTTCCCCTGAAAGGGATAGATCTCGAACCGCTCCTGAAGCGGCTGGAAAATCAGCAGAACAAACTCACCAAAGAGGTTGTAAAACTTTCCGGTATGCTCAAAAACGAGAAGTTCGTCGCAAACGCCCCCGCCCATGTCGTAGAGGAGAACAAAAGAGCGCTCGAAGAGGCTCAAAAGAGGCTAAAAAAGGTCGAAGCGGAGCTTCTTCAGCTCACATCTGTCTAA